A genomic segment from Leptolyngbya boryana PCC 6306 encodes:
- a CDS encoding MauE/DoxX family redox-associated membrane protein produces MILDTHTQPGLRSEQRLFRQSVTTMRFLLGLFFVLSGIANYLYFNAPGGFFETVTQLKLKLWGWGFEGIGPLPLIIALPYAYLLPLTEMIVGVSFMINRFVRWTGIVMMLMLFSFIIAFGLIGPDGLIPNNQGNWDKNVFMLIGAWICAAYDHYLVARREKSGEL; encoded by the coding sequence ATGATTTTAGACACTCATACTCAACCTGGCTTACGCAGCGAACAGCGTTTATTTCGACAATCGGTGACGACAATGCGATTTTTGCTAGGGCTTTTCTTTGTGCTGTCGGGCATCGCGAACTATCTTTACTTCAATGCGCCGGGTGGCTTCTTTGAAACAGTGACACAACTCAAGCTCAAGCTCTGGGGATGGGGATTTGAAGGAATTGGTCCTCTACCTCTGATTATTGCTTTGCCCTATGCGTATCTCCTGCCCCTAACTGAAATGATTGTGGGCGTGTCATTTATGATCAATCGATTTGTTCGCTGGACAGGCATCGTGATGATGCTCATGCTATTCAGTTTTATTATTGCTTTTGGTTTGATTGGACCGGATGGGTTGATCCCCAATAATCAGGGGAACTGGGATAAGAATGTGTTTATGCTGATCGGGGCTTGGATCTGTGCCGCCTATGATCACTATCTTGTCGCACGTCGAGAAAAATCGGGCGAACTTTAG
- a CDS encoding GAF domain-containing protein yields the protein MTQRSDHLLETTVRAAHVLLTLDNFDEAVNTALSIIGEGIGCDFAIVLENVYESSSPFPEICNFIYEWASPSFPLLSKTFGATVLPVGLLGIEFLEKYLLKGNGFGGLLEVWNEPFRSLLASVQIQSAYAVPIRVNGEWWGTLCLDYCRSPIQVSSAEISVLMTIADCIGSAIQQNRLKHEHQQTSQQRVADLEGYNRMLQGRDRLLEVTARAANVLLTLDNIDVAIDSALTVLIEGIGCDRLEILENVYEASSLMPIRYLSTAHKCLDSRFEISSFNIESATAIELEDLFQKYFLEMDGFGGVLAEWDEPLRSWLATLQIQSTYAVPIRVNGHWWGILCFDYCHAPIQFSPGEVAVLRTIADCLGSAIQRNLTQRERDRLFKATAKAANVLLTLEDFDQAVNAALQFIGEGTDCDCVVVLENRFESSSPLPNSCEFIYEWAAPGFLPISVAFGSTSLPADLLGLDFMRQYFLEGDGFGGLTEVWDEPLRSALASVQVQSTYAVPIRVNGQWWGALSLDYYRAPIQVSTAEISVLMAIADCIGSAIQRDRTQKTMLQAEQTRVTELAQANTALKQSLDTFAADSDLDRFIGNTLKAIAQQFDSPLIEYWVYSQSEEPASVHLTYWQGQVLSAANASILNVTSSGLIPFLDIPLSVGDSNIGALSIYLLAHRHFPGQTIELAHALAQQLTLALELTRLAQEAQQTALLQERTRMAQEIHDTLAQAFGGILMQLQAAQYFAVSQPEKAQSHLLVAQKIAQEGLAEARRSVWTLYLETTEYEDLAQAIAKFIEQTPSDPSVSINLTIDGIPYRLHPDPGLNLLRIAQESLTNALRHAHAQRVQIYLSYCPQTLQLTIQDDGCGFDPQSSTAGFGLLGMQQRAARMGASWHLVSRPSEGTTITVTLSNPVIP from the coding sequence ATGACGCAAAGAAGCGATCACCTTCTGGAAACCACTGTTAGAGCGGCTCATGTTCTACTCACTCTAGATAACTTTGACGAAGCGGTGAATACTGCGCTGAGCATCATCGGAGAAGGGATCGGTTGCGATTTCGCCATTGTTTTAGAAAATGTTTATGAGTCTTCATCTCCATTCCCTGAAATCTGCAATTTCATCTACGAGTGGGCTTCCCCTAGCTTTCCACTGCTCAGCAAGACCTTTGGAGCAACGGTTCTTCCGGTGGGATTGCTAGGAATAGAATTTTTAGAGAAATATCTTCTCAAAGGAAACGGCTTTGGAGGGCTGCTTGAAGTCTGGAATGAACCCTTTCGCAGTCTCTTAGCTTCTGTTCAAATCCAGTCAGCTTATGCGGTTCCGATTCGCGTGAATGGCGAGTGGTGGGGAACTTTATGTCTTGATTATTGTCGCTCGCCCATTCAGGTGAGTAGTGCCGAAATTTCAGTTTTAATGACGATCGCAGATTGTATTGGCAGCGCAATTCAACAAAATCGCCTGAAGCACGAACACCAACAAACTTCTCAACAAAGAGTTGCTGACCTAGAAGGATACAATCGAATGCTACAAGGGCGCGATCGACTATTGGAGGTGACTGCCAGAGCAGCCAATGTGTTGCTAACGCTAGATAACATTGACGTGGCGATTGATTCTGCACTCACAGTTTTGATTGAGGGAATCGGTTGCGATCGCTTGGAGATTCTCGAAAATGTTTACGAAGCCTCATCTCTGATGCCAATTCGTTACCTCAGTACAGCTCATAAGTGCCTCGACTCCAGATTTGAAATTAGCTCCTTCAACATTGAATCTGCCACAGCCATCGAGCTAGAGGATCTCTTTCAGAAGTATTTCCTGGAAATGGATGGTTTTGGTGGAGTGTTGGCGGAATGGGATGAACCGCTGAGAAGCTGGTTAGCGACGCTTCAAATTCAGTCTACTTATGCGGTTCCCATTCGGGTTAATGGTCATTGGTGGGGCATATTGTGTTTTGATTACTGCCACGCCCCCATTCAATTCAGCCCTGGTGAAGTTGCGGTTTTGAGAACGATCGCTGACTGTCTTGGTAGTGCAATTCAGCGCAATCTCACTCAGCGAGAACGAGATCGCCTGTTTAAAGCGACAGCGAAAGCCGCAAATGTTTTACTGACATTGGAAGACTTTGACCAAGCTGTTAACGCAGCCCTTCAGTTTATTGGAGAAGGCACTGACTGTGATTGTGTCGTAGTTCTGGAAAATAGATTTGAGTCCTCATCTCCCTTGCCGAATTCCTGCGAATTCATTTACGAATGGGCTGCCCCTGGGTTTCTGCCTATTAGCGTTGCTTTTGGTTCAACCTCGCTCCCGGCTGACTTGCTAGGATTGGACTTCATGAGACAGTACTTTCTGGAGGGGGATGGCTTTGGGGGACTCACTGAAGTCTGGGACGAGCCTTTACGCAGCGCGTTAGCCTCTGTTCAAGTCCAGTCTACCTACGCGGTTCCGATTCGCGTGAATGGGCAGTGGTGGGGAGCATTGAGTTTAGATTATTATCGAGCGCCGATACAGGTGAGTACTGCTGAAATTTCAGTGCTGATGGCGATCGCAGATTGTATCGGTAGCGCGATTCAACGCGATCGCACTCAGAAAACAATGTTGCAAGCTGAACAAACACGAGTGACTGAGTTGGCTCAGGCAAATACAGCCCTGAAGCAATCTCTCGATACTTTTGCTGCTGATTCAGATCTCGATCGCTTCATTGGAAATACACTCAAAGCGATTGCTCAGCAGTTCGATTCTCCCTTGATTGAATACTGGGTTTATTCTCAGTCAGAAGAGCCAGCTTCAGTTCATCTGACATACTGGCAAGGTCAAGTGCTTAGTGCTGCCAATGCTTCCATCTTGAATGTCACTTCATCAGGATTGATTCCGTTTCTCGATATTCCCCTCAGTGTCGGAGATAGTAATATTGGAGCGCTGTCGATTTACTTGCTTGCCCATCGTCACTTTCCTGGACAAACCATTGAACTCGCTCATGCTTTAGCACAACAGCTCACCCTCGCTCTAGAACTGACCCGTCTTGCACAGGAAGCTCAGCAGACCGCTCTATTACAAGAACGGACTCGCATGGCACAGGAAATTCACGACACTTTGGCGCAAGCCTTTGGCGGGATTTTGATGCAGTTACAAGCCGCTCAGTACTTTGCGGTCAGTCAGCCTGAAAAAGCTCAGTCACATTTGCTGGTTGCTCAAAAAATCGCTCAAGAAGGGCTGGCTGAGGCACGCCGATCGGTTTGGACGCTTTACCTCGAAACTACTGAATATGAGGATCTCGCTCAAGCGATCGCTAAATTTATTGAACAAACTCCCTCTGATCCATCCGTATCAATTAATCTGACAATCGACGGTATACCTTATCGTCTCCATCCAGATCCAGGACTAAATTTGCTCCGTATTGCCCAAGAATCGCTCACAAATGCGCTGCGACATGCCCATGCTCAAAGGGTGCAAATTTACCTCAGCTATTGCCCTCAAACTTTACAACTCACGATCCAAGATGACGGTTGTGGCTTTGATCCCCAATCGTCTACTGCTGGATTTGGGTTACTGGGGATGCAGCAAAGAGCAGCCCGAATGGGTGCATCCTGGCATCTTGTCAGTCGCCCTAGCGAAGGAACGACGATTACCGTCACTCTGAGCAATCCTGTGATCCCATAA
- a CDS encoding response regulator: MLTKTIRILIADDHPIVSQGLVAILNDQPDMKVVAEATNGKEAIEQFRLHQPDVTLLDLRMPQVGGVEAIATIRSEFPNAAIIMFSIYETDEDIYQGLRAGAKAYLLKDTPCPEILEVIRAVNDGQRYVPAGIGTKLAARMERPNLSDREFEVLKLMAQGKNNKAISSELSITENTVKFHVTNVLLKLGASDRTHAVVNALQQGLIKL, translated from the coding sequence ATGCTAACCAAAACCATCCGAATTCTGATTGCCGATGATCATCCCATTGTGAGTCAAGGGTTGGTTGCAATTTTGAATGACCAACCGGATATGAAGGTCGTTGCTGAAGCAACCAACGGGAAAGAAGCGATCGAACAGTTCCGATTGCATCAGCCCGATGTCACGCTGCTCGATTTACGGATGCCACAAGTCGGGGGAGTAGAAGCGATCGCGACGATTCGATCGGAATTTCCCAATGCTGCAATCATCATGTTTTCGATCTATGAAACGGATGAAGATATCTATCAGGGACTTCGGGCTGGAGCAAAAGCCTATTTGCTCAAAGACACCCCTTGTCCTGAAATTTTAGAGGTGATTCGAGCGGTGAACGATGGACAGCGGTATGTGCCAGCAGGAATTGGGACGAAGCTAGCAGCGCGGATGGAACGCCCAAATTTGAGCGATCGTGAGTTTGAAGTGTTGAAGCTGATGGCACAAGGTAAAAATAACAAGGCGATCTCATCTGAACTATCGATTACTGAAAACACGGTCAAATTCCATGTGACAAATGTTCTGCTCAAACTGGGTGCTAGCGATCGAACGCACGCAGTCGTCAATGCTCTTCAGCAAGGATTGATCAAATTGTAG
- a CDS encoding DUF2721 domain-containing protein, which translates to MNHETLVKTINLIIAPVVMITTCGIILNGIIARYTWLSDRIRSIHEEQLSLLELDLTQHQAKAEKLHHLDHLLPNLLKHHHQVHHVLVLVYLAILVFMLDMLVIAFAIANNSEWLQQIVVIVFFTWN; encoded by the coding sequence ATGAATCATGAAACCCTCGTTAAAACGATTAACCTGATCATTGCTCCCGTCGTCATGATTACCACTTGTGGGATTATCTTGAATGGGATTATTGCGCGGTATACCTGGCTAAGCGATCGCATTCGTTCTATTCATGAGGAACAGCTTAGCTTGCTAGAGTTGGATCTGACTCAACATCAAGCAAAAGCTGAAAAACTTCACCATCTTGACCATTTGCTGCCCAATCTACTCAAGCACCATCATCAGGTTCATCATGTTTTGGTGCTCGTTTATCTTGCGATTCTGGTCTTTATGCTGGATATGTTGGTGATTGCTTTCGCGATCGCTAACAATAGCGAATGGCTCCAGCAAATCGTCGTGATTGTTTTTTTTACTTGGAATTAG
- a CDS encoding SDR family oxidoreductase: protein MQIQNATALVTGANRGIGYAFVNALLQAGAQKVYTTARDINTLKDVTVLDTSRVIPLQLDVTDSCLINTLPAQSPDVNLLINNAGILAFGSILDVPMEVIASQFNTNFYGSLNVARALVPVIEQNNGGAIVNLLSVVSLVSMPALAAYNASKAAAWSMTQSLRASVAEKRIMVHAVFPGPVDTDMAAGIEFSKTSPADVAVAVLAGIEAGHEDIFPDPMSAQFYAAWRQDHKAIEKQFAAGSSDDV, encoded by the coding sequence ATGCAAATCCAAAATGCAACGGCATTGGTAACAGGCGCAAATCGTGGTATTGGCTACGCATTCGTCAACGCTCTGCTACAGGCAGGCGCTCAGAAAGTTTATACCACTGCTCGTGATATCAATACGCTCAAAGATGTTACGGTTTTGGATACTAGCCGAGTCATTCCTCTCCAACTTGATGTCACAGACTCCTGCCTAATCAATACCCTGCCTGCACAATCACCTGATGTTAACCTCTTAATCAATAACGCTGGGATTCTCGCTTTTGGAAGTATCCTTGATGTGCCAATGGAGGTAATCGCTAGTCAGTTCAATACTAATTTTTACGGCTCGCTAAATGTAGCTCGTGCGCTGGTTCCAGTGATTGAGCAGAACAATGGAGGGGCGATCGTGAATCTGTTGTCGGTCGTATCGCTTGTAAGTATGCCTGCATTAGCTGCTTATAATGCTTCTAAAGCGGCAGCTTGGTCAATGACTCAATCTCTACGAGCTAGTGTTGCAGAAAAAAGGATTATGGTTCATGCTGTTTTTCCTGGTCCTGTAGATACTGATATGGCTGCGGGCATTGAATTTAGCAAAACAAGCCCTGCGGATGTTGCAGTAGCTGTGCTAGCAGGGATTGAAGCAGGTCACGAGGATATTTTTCCAGATCCTATGTCTGCTCAATTCTATGCAGCTTGGAGACAAGATCACAAAGCGATTGAGAAACAATTCGCTGCTGGCTCAAGTGATGATGTTTAG
- a CDS encoding DsbA family protein: MASSREPNCLTLPVSDRDHCQGSSIAKVTLVEYGDYQCPHCWAAQQIIPLIQQQLGEQIRFVFRHFPRSSLHPEAYHAAEAAEAAASQSKFWEMHSYLFHHQAQLADSDLVRYAIALCLNVDQFLAEMTSDCHMARVQEDIKSGIQSSVIKTPTFFINGIKHGDDDRLETLLEAVVKAERNC, translated from the coding sequence ATGGCATCATCCAGAGAACCTAATTGTCTTACCCTCCCTGTGAGCGATCGCGATCATTGCCAAGGCAGCTCGATCGCAAAAGTCACCTTGGTCGAGTATGGCGATTATCAATGTCCTCACTGTTGGGCAGCGCAGCAGATTATTCCGTTGATTCAGCAGCAGTTGGGAGAACAGATTCGATTTGTGTTTCGTCATTTTCCGAGATCGAGTCTGCATCCAGAAGCCTACCATGCTGCCGAAGCTGCCGAAGCCGCTGCATCACAAAGTAAGTTTTGGGAAATGCACAGCTATTTATTTCATCATCAAGCGCAATTGGCAGATAGTGATTTAGTCAGGTATGCGATCGCGCTTTGCCTCAATGTCGATCAATTTCTGGCAGAAATGACTAGTGATTGCCATATGGCGCGCGTTCAGGAAGATATTAAAAGTGGCATCCAAAGTAGCGTGATCAAAACTCCGACTTTCTTTATTAATGGGATAAAGCATGGAGATGATGATCGCTTGGAAACGCTGTTAGAGGCAGTTGTAAAAGCTGAGCGCAACTGTTGA
- a CDS encoding GAF domain-containing sensor histidine kinase, whose protein sequence is MMSKSQPPVNSASFMSTVSPELEMEYLTTLNYRSGDLAAYLTEISRSVSRLIQSDWTIVTLCQGETGQIIASNLEMRRESASFSVHRTLAAEVVQSVRSLVIENRQNMRDHNLASEYHAYLGVPLKMRNQAAIGTICSFLCHPRSFTEAEVKMVELFAERAATAIENFWLYQHQLQVNQQLSQEAAACSIDLKRSQGQLIEQERLAAIGEFTTMIVHEVRNPLTTIELGLRYAQKVLQPDSDQQRLNLALKESERLKHLLNDILYYAKPQVLKLSRLNLSLFLDEFLLQVQDVPEAVDRRIKYTNSLPEVAVMADLDKLKQVFLNLFRNAFEAIAPQEAVDCSIRPGINVNSICIEIHNGGAPIPPELLSQIGTPFCSTKPSGTGLGLAISKRIIAAHGGELIIESSVSGTKVSVYLPMNL, encoded by the coding sequence ATGATGTCTAAGTCTCAGCCACCCGTGAATTCTGCTAGTTTTATGTCTACTGTCTCTCCCGAATTAGAAATGGAGTATTTGACGACGTTAAATTATCGATCGGGCGATTTGGCTGCCTATTTAACTGAAATTTCACGGAGCGTGAGTCGATTGATTCAGTCAGATTGGACGATCGTGACGCTTTGCCAAGGGGAGACCGGGCAAATCATTGCAAGCAATCTTGAGATGCGGCGGGAAAGTGCTAGCTTCAGCGTTCATCGCACCCTGGCAGCAGAAGTGGTTCAATCCGTGCGATCTCTGGTCATCGAAAACCGCCAAAATATGCGGGATCACAATCTTGCAAGTGAGTATCACGCCTATCTGGGAGTGCCGCTAAAAATGAGGAACCAAGCAGCAATTGGCACGATTTGCTCGTTTTTATGTCACCCCCGCTCATTTACAGAAGCTGAAGTAAAGATGGTTGAATTATTTGCTGAGCGAGCAGCAACCGCGATCGAGAATTTTTGGCTCTATCAACATCAGCTACAAGTTAATCAGCAACTCTCTCAAGAGGCAGCAGCTTGCTCAATTGACTTGAAGCGATCGCAAGGTCAACTGATTGAACAAGAACGGTTAGCTGCAATTGGTGAGTTTACAACAATGATTGTCCATGAAGTGCGAAATCCACTGACTACGATCGAACTGGGCTTGAGATACGCTCAAAAAGTATTGCAGCCTGATTCTGACCAACAGCGTCTTAACCTTGCTTTAAAGGAATCTGAACGACTGAAGCATCTTCTCAATGACATTCTGTATTACGCAAAGCCGCAAGTTTTAAAACTCTCAAGACTCAATCTCAGTCTGTTTCTAGATGAATTTCTGCTTCAGGTTCAAGATGTACCCGAAGCAGTTGACCGCCGAATCAAATATACTAACAGCCTTCCAGAAGTTGCAGTGATGGCAGACCTTGATAAGTTAAAGCAAGTATTCTTGAATTTATTTCGGAACGCATTTGAAGCGATCGCTCCTCAGGAAGCCGTCGATTGCTCAATTCGTCCAGGCATCAATGTAAATTCGATTTGCATTGAGATTCACAACGGTGGCGCTCCGATTCCACCAGAGCTATTGTCTCAAATTGGAACTCCATTTTGCTCGACAAAGCCTTCTGGAACAGGACTAGGACTAGCAATTTCAAAGCGAATTATCGCAGCACATGGAGGGGAACTAATAATTGAATCATCTGTATCAGGAACCAAAGTAAGTGTGTATCTCCCGATGAACCTATGA
- a CDS encoding GNAT family N-acetyltransferase: protein MEAEIKIATIADLEILLPLVQEFHAVADLHLADYQRENSVKMLLTHAELGGIWLICCRSQVVGYIALCTSYSIEFGGKDAFIDEFYIKPLFQGKGLGKQTLEQIKTIAKALGIYVIHLEVLKSNLSAQKLYNQSKFENREQYVLMSVSL from the coding sequence ATGGAAGCAGAGATTAAGATCGCGACGATCGCGGATTTAGAAATTTTGCTGCCACTGGTTCAAGAGTTTCACGCAGTTGCAGATTTGCATCTTGCAGACTATCAAAGAGAGAATTCCGTCAAGATGCTGCTTACACATGCGGAACTTGGCGGAATTTGGTTGATTTGTTGTAGAAGTCAAGTTGTCGGTTACATTGCACTCTGTACTAGTTATAGTATTGAATTTGGCGGAAAAGATGCCTTTATTGATGAGTTTTATATTAAACCTCTTTTTCAAGGTAAAGGACTTGGCAAACAGACCTTAGAGCAAATCAAAACGATTGCAAAAGCGCTTGGTATTTATGTAATTCACCTTGAAGTCTTGAAATCGAATCTGAGCGCTCAGAAGCTCTATAATCAGTCAAAATTTGAGAATCGCGAGCAATATGTTTTGATGTCAGTTAGCTTGTAG
- a CDS encoding chlorite dismutase family protein has protein sequence MNNRFSFVGGKQGGWRVTGMQGMIGNSLAPVERIDVVNDAITELPLDSVWVLQSFTSNVRYAKRDELTMLQAVQPGLNRAEAAIAVLIPIKKSAQWWEMAQDERRAIFEEESHHTAVGLEYLPGVARRLMHCRDLGEPFDFLTWFEFAPEHTQAFDELLVRMRASKEWEYVEREVEIRLERDLE, from the coding sequence ATGAACAACCGATTTTCATTTGTTGGGGGTAAGCAGGGCGGATGGCGCGTTACCGGAATGCAAGGAATGATCGGGAACAGCTTAGCTCCTGTTGAACGGATCGATGTTGTAAACGATGCCATTACAGAACTTCCCTTAGATAGCGTGTGGGTGCTACAGAGCTTTACTAGCAATGTCCGGTATGCAAAGCGCGACGAGCTTACTATGCTTCAAGCGGTACAGCCCGGATTGAATCGAGCAGAAGCTGCGATCGCAGTACTCATTCCCATTAAAAAATCGGCTCAGTGGTGGGAAATGGCACAGGATGAACGACGTGCCATTTTCGAGGAAGAATCTCATCACACAGCAGTTGGATTGGAGTATCTTCCGGGGGTTGCTCGTCGGTTAATGCACTGCCGAGACTTAGGAGAACCGTTTGATTTTTTAACTTGGTTTGAGTTCGCGCCAGAACATACTCAGGCATTTGATGAGTTACTGGTGCGGATGCGGGCAAGCAAAGAATGGGAGTATGTAGAACGCGAAGTTGAAATTCGTCTAGAACGTGATCTGGAGTGA
- the msrA gene encoding peptide-methionine (S)-S-oxide reductase MsrA produces MRYQPLSWIRPLILASSVVLLAAIAISLSSRITLRTPSFNSSLPSDTNFVALPDPEIDIAVPSNLNQQTIVLAGGCFWGIEAIFEQLKGVSQVVSGYSGGSAETATYSQVSLGKTQHAEVVNITYDPTQISYGQLLKVYFAVAHDPTQLNQQLPDRGSQYRSAIFFTTPEQQQVAQAYIQQLDQAQSFQKPIVTQVVPLQKFYAAETYHQDFVQHNPNYPYVVVHDLPKLKRLEKQFPELYRDRIKLSSFYSR; encoded by the coding sequence ATGAGATATCAACCGCTTTCGTGGATTCGCCCTTTAATACTTGCTTCCTCTGTCGTGTTGCTTGCCGCGATCGCGATCTCACTCAGTAGCCGAATAACGCTCCGAACGCCGTCTTTCAATTCAAGTCTTCCATCCGACACCAACTTTGTTGCACTTCCTGATCCAGAGATCGATATTGCTGTTCCAAGCAACCTAAATCAGCAGACGATCGTGCTAGCAGGTGGATGTTTCTGGGGAATAGAAGCAATCTTTGAGCAGTTAAAGGGAGTTTCTCAGGTCGTGTCTGGCTATTCAGGAGGAAGTGCTGAAACTGCAACTTACAGCCAAGTTAGTTTAGGTAAAACGCAACACGCAGAGGTTGTAAACATCACCTACGATCCGACTCAAATCTCCTACGGTCAACTGCTGAAAGTTTACTTTGCTGTCGCACATGATCCGACTCAACTGAACCAGCAATTGCCCGATCGTGGCTCTCAATACCGATCTGCCATTTTTTTCACAACTCCTGAGCAGCAACAGGTTGCACAGGCTTATATTCAGCAGCTCGATCAAGCGCAGTCCTTTCAAAAACCGATTGTAACTCAAGTTGTGCCTTTGCAGAAATTCTATGCGGCTGAAACTTATCATCAGGATTTCGTCCAGCATAATCCGAACTATCCCTATGTCGTAGTTCATGATTTGCCCAAGCTTAAACGACTTGAGAAGCAGTTTCCTGAACTCTATCGAGATCGAATCAAGCTATCCAGCTTTTATTCGAGGTAA
- a CDS encoding glucokinase: protein MIILTGDIGGTKTILRFSEVTSQSSQILCEGRYRSRDFSDLTEVISKFSAEAIAKLNRPLRADAACFAIAGPVINNTSHLTNLGWILEVSRLTQETGIPNIALINDFEAVSYGLLELTQADLSTIQVGQSRPCAPIAVIGAGTGLGEGFLLHHTRSNRQVYASEGGHADFAPQTELEGSVLDMWIYGRMKTMC, encoded by the coding sequence GTGATCATCCTAACCGGAGATATCGGAGGGACAAAGACAATTCTGCGCTTCTCAGAAGTTACTTCACAATCGTCCCAAATTTTATGTGAAGGTCGATATCGCAGTCGAGATTTTTCAGATTTGACTGAAGTGATTTCCAAATTCTCAGCAGAAGCGATCGCAAAGCTGAATCGACCGCTCAGAGCGGATGCAGCTTGTTTTGCGATCGCAGGACCTGTGATCAACAATACGTCACATCTCACAAACCTCGGCTGGATTTTAGAAGTGTCTCGCCTGACTCAAGAAACGGGCATTCCAAATATTGCGTTGATCAACGATTTTGAAGCCGTCAGCTATGGATTACTTGAGCTTACTCAGGCTGATTTATCTACGATTCAAGTCGGGCAATCAAGACCTTGCGCACCAATTGCAGTCATTGGTGCAGGTACTGGCTTAGGAGAAGGCTTTTTGCTCCATCATACTAGGAGCAACCGTCAAGTCTATGCTTCAGAAGGTGGACATGCAGACTTTGCTCCACAAACTGAACTAGAAGGTAGTGTTCTAGATATGTGGATATATGGCAGAATGAAAACGATGTGTTAG
- a CDS encoding IS1 family transposase yields the protein MVLEPVQCPDCQSVDVVKHGRSAAGKQRYCCRNLECSRRSFILNFSYRGRLPEVKAQISDMAINGSGIRDTARVLKISPTTVIETTEKKSSQLEQVNISLLEQHQPDNTAVMVVRVEAAEMDEMWSFVESKQHQRWLWHAIDHQTGKVLAYVLATHEDSALKQLQQLLAPFSIQRFYTDSWGAYLRLLDEQHHTVGKANTQRIERKHLTLRTRIKRLARKTICFSKTEKMHDTVIGLFINRHEFGRAV from the coding sequence ATGGTCCTAGAACCTGTTCAATGTCCCGATTGCCAGAGTGTGGATGTCGTTAAGCATGGTCGCAGTGCTGCTGGAAAACAACGGTATTGTTGCCGTAACTTAGAGTGTTCGAGACGATCATTTATCTTGAACTTTAGCTATCGAGGACGACTGCCTGAAGTCAAAGCGCAAATCAGCGACATGGCAATCAACGGCAGTGGTATTCGTGATACCGCCAGAGTGTTGAAGATTAGCCCAACGACTGTGATTGAAACGACTGAAAAAAAGTCAAGTCAACTTGAACAAGTAAACATAAGTCTGCTCGAACAGCACCAACCGGATAACACGGCAGTCATGGTCGTCAGAGTCGAGGCGGCGGAGATGGACGAGATGTGGAGTTTTGTCGAGTCAAAGCAGCATCAACGATGGTTGTGGCACGCGATTGACCATCAAACTGGAAAAGTCCTTGCCTATGTGCTAGCCACCCATGAAGACTCAGCTCTTAAGCAACTTCAGCAACTGTTAGCTCCTTTTTCGATTCAACGGTTTTACACCGATAGTTGGGGAGCTTACTTGCGATTGCTAGATGAGCAGCACCATACGGTTGGCAAAGCCAACACACAGCGCATTGAGCGGAAACATCTAACTTTGAGAACTCGGATCAAGCGGCTTGCCAGAAAGACGATCTGTTTTTCCAAGACTGAGAAGATGCATGATACTGTGATTGGATTATTCATCAATCGTCATGAGTTCGGGCGAGCAGTATAA
- a CDS encoding glucokinase yields MPTHLEHYQLECQMLQYLLKRSPTQHVSVEQVVSGNGILAIYQFLRYHTGLDQLLPEEDIDLTSKITEAALNAQDPLAEKALQIFVKAYGAEAGNLALKLLPYGGIYIAGGIAAKILPLMQEGTFLKAFLAKGRVSALLEQIPIHIVLNPYVGLIGATRYLKETILQANSNNHCSLIDLS; encoded by the coding sequence ATGCCCACACATCTAGAACACTACCAACTAGAATGTCAAATGTTGCAATATCTACTCAAGCGATCTCCAACTCAGCATGTTTCTGTTGAACAGGTCGTTTCTGGAAATGGAATTTTAGCAATCTATCAATTTCTGCGATATCACACTGGGCTAGACCAACTTCTCCCTGAAGAAGATATCGACTTAACCTCTAAGATTACTGAAGCAGCGCTGAATGCACAAGACCCGTTAGCAGAGAAAGCATTACAGATATTTGTCAAAGCCTATGGTGCAGAAGCAGGAAATTTGGCGCTAAAGCTTTTGCCATATGGAGGTATCTATATTGCAGGGGGGATTGCCGCTAAGATTTTGCCCCTCATGCAAGAGGGAACTTTCCTTAAAGCATTTCTTGCAAAAGGCAGAGTGAGTGCATTACTAGAGCAAATTCCTATCCACATCGTCTTAAATCCCTATGTTGGTTTGATAGGGGCCACACGATACCTCAAGGAAACAATACTTCAGGCTAATTCAAACAATCATTGTTCGCTTATTGATCTAAGCTAA